The following are from one region of the Coffea eugenioides isolate CCC68of chromosome 2, Ceug_1.0, whole genome shotgun sequence genome:
- the LOC113762793 gene encoding protein WHAT'S THIS FACTOR 1 homolog, chloroplastic-like has translation MERNFLLSPHKISPPVAAFPFCISYESYLRQKPQCSLRTPFSVCRRNLEKTLFLGESLVFQEKNDFWGDSRRTHVPLLPIRSGAVKRRKELPLDNVIQRDKKLKLVLKIRKILMSQPDRIMALRHLGRFRRALGLDKKRRFIALLRKFPAVFEIVEEGAYSLRFKLTPEAERLYLEEMKIKNEMEDLLVVKLRKLLMMSADKRILLEKIAHLKNDLGLPLEFCDTICQRYPQYFKVVSTGQGQALELTHWDPELAVSAAELAEEENRERELEERNLIIDRPLKFSRVKLPRGLNLSKGEMRRISQFRDMPYISPYSDFSNLRSGTIEKEKHACGVVHEILSLTVEKRTLVDHLTHFREEFRFSQQLRGMLVRHPDMFYVSLKGDRDSVFLREAYSDSQLIEKDRLLLIKEKLRSLVAVPRFPRTPIPKTGTGGEEGSEAEEASSAEEEDEWLDIDSFAGDKLDDDEDFDEDDLDFEDNWSSDEDDLSPDLNGDDGIMNLEAHKQSRKIDDSEKEDKPLVPVFPDGRPRERW, from the coding sequence ATGGAACGTAATTTCTTGTTATCTCCCCACAAGATTTCACCACCCGTTGCTGCTTTTCCATTTTGCATCTCCTATGAATCCTATTTACGTCAAAAGCCCCAATGTTCTTTGAGGACACCTTTCTCAGTTTGTAGAAGAAACTTGGAAAAGACACTATTTTTGGGTGAAAGTTTGGTTTTCCAGGAAAAAAATGACTTTTGGGGTGATTCAAGGAGAACCCATGTGCCCCTCTTGCCTATAAGGTCAGGTGCTGTGAAGAGGAGGAAAGAGCTTCCTCTTGATAATGTAATCCAAAGGGATAAGAAGCTCAAATTGGTTTTAAAAATTAGGAAGATTTTGATGAGTCAGCCTGATAGGATAATGGCGCTTCGTCATTTAGGTAGGTTTAGAAGAGCATTAGGTCTGGATAAGAAAAGGCGTTTTATCGCattgttgaggaagtttccaGCTGTGTTTGAGATCGTGGAAGAAGGGGCTTATTCGCTTAGGTTTAAGTTGACTCCTGAGGCGGAGAGGCTATATTTAGAGGAAATGAAGATTAAGAATGAGATGGAGGATCTCCTAGTTGTCAAGTTGAGGAAATTGTTGATGATGTCAGCTGATAAGCGGATTCTTTTGGAGAAGATTGCCCACTTGAAGAATGATCTTGGGCTTCCTTTAGAGTTTTGTGACACGATATGCCAGCGATACCCACAATATTTCAAGGTTGTGTCTACTGGGCAGGGACAGGCGTTGGAGTTAACTCATTGGGATCCTGAGCTTGCTGTCTCTGCTGCAGAGCTTGCAGAAGAGGAGAATCGGGAAAGAGAGCTGGAAGAGAGAAATTTGATTATTGATAGGCCACTGAAATTCAGTAGAGTGAAGTTACCTAGGGGTCTTAATCTTTCAAAAGGAGAGATGAGAAGGATTTCTCAGTTCAGGGACATGCCATACATTTCACCTTATTCTGACTTCTCTAATTTGAGATCTGGAACaatagagaaagaaaaacatgcTTGTGGTGTTGTTCATGAAATATTAAGCCTCACTGTTGAGAAGAGAACCCTTGTGGACCACCTGACTCATTTTCGAGAGGAATTTAGGTTTTCTCAGCAGCTTCGTGGAATGCTCGTTAGGCATCCTGATATGTTTTATGTCTCTCTTAAAGGGGATAGGGACTCTGTTTTTCTTCGTGAAGCATATAGTGATTCTCAATTAATAGAAAAAGATAGACTCTTGCTCATCAAAGAGAAGCTTCGTTCCCTTGTTGCTGTTCCACGATTCCCAAGAACGCCCATTCCAAAAACTGGCACAGGTGGAGAAGAAGGAAGTGAGGCAGAAGAGGCAAGCAGTgcagaagaggaagatgaatgGTTGGACATTGATAGTTTTGCTGGTGATAAATTGGATGATGATGAAGATTTTGATGAAGATGATCTAGATTTTGAAGACAATTGGAGCAGTGATGAAGATGATTTATCCCCAGACTTAAATGGTGATGATGGAATTATGAACCTTGAAGCACACAAACAAAGCAGGAAAATAGATGACTCAGAGAAAGAAGATAAGCCTCTTGTTCCAGTCTTTCcagatggccggccaagagaaCGCTGGTAA
- the LOC113759645 gene encoding protein EFFECTOR OF TRANSCRIPTION 2-like, translated as MRNFYLCFGFEQMKSTRDADKTESDLLGKFDYAWNKGSNGPRRHNDILKMLDRISKTSPFMAKLQVLSQKKKGIKIKAYKPPFVENGLDFYTSLETNGLLAQIFKFGRSQPRLIVRSVINENYISICGVALGHGVVCKRAPAEGNKRCSEHKGMKVNGFTSKLLKDGKSTLVANEYPINKTFTPPCGVILDDGSCCTSKPVQGNKRCLEHKGRKINNFPQLVNDKKANYVYGPVLDYNTSLSKAGHTDSSSTICGVDLDDGTFCTRQPPAARKRCEEHKGKRIKETISISHRDEIPSSFIHSGPKIGIQESQNHSLIPSVFCDITSPACGAATHDGSFCSRKPTEGNKRCWQHKASSLNIIYILGHHTYILPLTYLHIHSSRTISAKRGSFRNI; from the coding sequence ATGAGAAATTTTTACCTGTGTTTTGGTTTTGAACAGATGAAGAGTACAAGGGATgctgataaaactgaatctgatcTGCTTGGCAAGTTTGATTACGCATGGAATAAGGGAAGTAATGGTCCTCGCCGACACAATGATATACTCAAAATGCTTGATCGCATCTCTAAAACTTCTCCCTTTATGGCAAAGCTACAGGTTTTATCTCAAAAGAAGAAGGGAATAAAAATCAAAGCTTACAAACCACCTTTTGTGGAGAATGGATTGGACTTTTACACTAGCTTGGAAACTAATGGCCTCCTCgctcaaattttcaaatttggacGATCACAGCCAAGATTGATTGTCAGATCTGTTATCAACGAAAATTACATTAGCATCTGTGGTGTCGCTTTAGGTCATGGAGTCGTCTGTAAAAGGGCACCAGCTGAAGGGAACAAAAGGTGTTCAGAGCATAAAGGCATGAAAGTAAATGGTTTCACATCTAAGTTACTTAAAGATGGAAAATCAACTTTGGTTGCAAATGAGTATCCTATAAACAAGACATTCACCCCACCTTGTGGAGTCATTTTGGATGATGGCTCTTGCTGTACAAGCAAACCAGTCCAAGGAAACAAGAGATGCCTGGAGCATAAGGGAAGGAAAATCAATAATTTCCCTCAGCTAGTAAATGATAAGAAAGCAAATTATGTGTACGGTCCAGTTCTGGACTATAATACATCCCTCAGTAAAGCTGGCCACACTGATTCTAGCTCAACTATATGTGGAGTGGACCTAGACGATGGGACTTTTTGCACCAGGCAACCTCCGGCGGCTAGAAAGAGGTGCGAGGAGCACAAGGGCAAGAGGATCAAAGAGACCATTAGTATTTCCCATAGAGATGAAATCCCCAGCTCGTTTATACATTCAGGTCCCAAAATTGGGATACAGGAGAGCCAGAATCATTCACTTATTCCTTCAGTTTTTTGTGATATAACTTCTCCAGCATGTGGGGCAGCAACACATGATGGTTCATTCTGCAGTAGAAAACCTACAGAAGGAAATAAAAGATGCTGGCAGCATAAAGCATCATCactaaatattatatatatattaggacACCACACGTATATACTTCCACTCACGTATTTGCACATACATAGTTCCAGAACCATTAGTGCAAAAAGGGGCTCCTTTAGAAATATTTAG